The Candidatus Binatus sp. genome includes a window with the following:
- a CDS encoding exonuclease domain-containing protein has translation MPLLIHSVEGWDVSEAAVIPGANQRDFGISAKQKLYEFLRARPAGADSAELVGLLLSGAGSDPELGARIVRQMLAGDPNFIFDADTALWSLQQSDRLRVPLDEAEFVVVDLETTGGAPGPGTIIEIGAYRMVGRRMTESFQSLVRPHGSIPRFISNLTSITGEMVRDAPPIEQVLPAFRDFLGDRVMVAHNASFDFSFLDFEFRRIFGIGLPNPLLCTLRMSRRFLPSVKRRRLDLLAEHFGLSQEGRHRGLGDARMAAEILSIFLEMAPKMGMTRLDRLLDDHSRGIARRRIERHVPEEVIAALPTTPGVYLMRNERGDLLYIGKARRLKDRVSSYFTSSVNAKTAELISHVYKIETRPTRSPLEAALDEARMIRELKPPYNRMLKSAAPAYFIKLDMMDEFPRLMIALRMSARRGLLQLGPFIGRRSLDHSVHALSRVLGLRTCSGKLQPDEDFSPCIYGQMHHCTAPCNLSIDADGYAERVRNAVAFLRGRGGALLGGLAKARDQAASAMRFEEATRYRRELSLLTTLAHRASRLSQVVTENNLVIVTGEGSDRAAHVVLAGRLALTRMLDAPESAREVVAFIAENHERYKLKPVERGELEAMSIVARWLRERAPAEGRLIYLNSPILDPSALAS, from the coding sequence ATGCCCCTGCTAATTCACAGCGTTGAGGGGTGGGATGTGTCGGAAGCAGCGGTAATCCCGGGCGCGAATCAGCGCGATTTCGGAATCTCGGCGAAACAAAAGCTGTACGAATTTCTGCGCGCGCGCCCAGCCGGCGCCGATTCCGCCGAACTCGTCGGCCTGCTCTTAAGCGGTGCGGGATCGGACCCGGAACTCGGCGCGCGCATCGTCCGCCAGATGCTCGCCGGCGATCCGAATTTCATCTTCGATGCGGACACGGCGCTCTGGTCGCTGCAACAAAGCGATCGATTGCGCGTTCCGCTCGACGAAGCGGAATTTGTGGTCGTCGATTTGGAGACGACCGGCGGAGCGCCGGGTCCCGGCACCATCATCGAAATCGGCGCGTATCGGATGGTCGGCCGCCGGATGACCGAATCGTTCCAGTCGCTGGTGCGCCCGCACGGATCGATTCCGCGCTTTATTTCGAATCTCACGTCGATCACCGGCGAGATGGTCCGCGATGCGCCTCCGATCGAGCAGGTGCTGCCGGCATTTCGCGACTTCCTCGGCGACCGCGTGATGGTCGCGCACAACGCGAGCTTCGATTTTTCTTTTCTCGATTTCGAGTTCCGCCGCATCTTTGGAATCGGATTGCCGAACCCGCTGCTCTGCACGCTCCGGATGTCGCGCCGATTCCTGCCGTCGGTGAAACGGCGCCGGCTCGATTTGCTCGCGGAACATTTCGGGCTCTCGCAGGAAGGACGGCATCGCGGACTCGGCGATGCGCGCATGGCCGCGGAGATTCTTTCGATCTTTCTCGAGATGGCGCCGAAGATGGGCATGACGCGGCTCGACCGCCTGCTCGACGATCACAGCCGCGGTATCGCGCGGCGCAGAATCGAGCGTCACGTGCCTGAGGAAGTTATCGCGGCGCTCCCCACGACTCCGGGCGTGTACCTGATGCGCAATGAGCGCGGCGACCTGCTCTATATCGGCAAGGCGCGCCGCCTGAAAGATCGCGTCAGCTCGTATTTCACCTCGTCGGTGAATGCGAAGACCGCGGAACTGATCTCGCACGTTTACAAAATCGAGACGCGGCCGACGCGCTCGCCGCTCGAAGCCGCCCTCGACGAAGCGCGGATGATTCGCGAGCTGAAGCCGCCCTACAACCGGATGCTCAAATCCGCCGCTCCCGCCTACTTCATCAAGCTCGACATGATGGACGAATTTCCGCGCCTGATGATCGCGCTTAGGATGAGCGCGCGGCGCGGCCTGCTGCAACTCGGCCCGTTCATCGGCCGCCGCAGCCTCGATCACTCGGTGCACGCGCTGTCGCGCGTGCTCGGGCTTCGCACTTGCTCCGGCAAGCTTCAGCCCGACGAGGATTTCTCGCCGTGCATCTACGGCCAGATGCATCATTGCACCGCGCCGTGCAATTTGAGTATCGACGCGGACGGTTATGCCGAGCGGGTGCGCAATGCGGTCGCGTTTTTGCGCGGCCGCGGCGGCGCTCTGCTCGGCGGTCTCGCCAAGGCCCGCGATCAGGCCGCATCCGCGATGCGTTTCGAGGAGGCCACCCGCTATCGCCGCGAACTCTCATTGCTGACGACGCTGGCGCATCGCGCGTCACGCCTTAGCCAGGTGGTGACCGAGAACAATCTCGTGATCGTGACCGGCGAGGGCTCCGATCGGGCAGCGCACGTCGTGCTAGCGGGCCGCCTCGCGCTCACCCGAATGCTTGACGCGCCGGAATCAGCGCGCGAGGTCGTCGCCTTCATCGCGGAGAACCATGAACGATACAAACTGAAGCCGGTCGAGCGCGGCGAACTCGAGGCGATGAGCATCGTCGCGCGATGGCTCCGCGAGCGCGCCCCCGCCGAAGGCCGCCTGATCTATCTGAACAGCCCGATTCTCGACCCCTC
- a CDS encoding GYD domain-containing protein: MPTYVIFFHLTHQGLDHLRGSPDRVDEAKKTFHQHGAKVKDFYSMMGQYDSMFIVEAPNEDSLAQAILTLSAQGNVRTESHRAFTEDEYRKIIKAIP, encoded by the coding sequence ATGCCGACCTACGTAATTTTCTTCCATCTCACGCACCAGGGTCTCGACCATCTGCGCGGCTCGCCCGATCGAGTCGATGAAGCGAAGAAAACATTTCATCAGCACGGCGCCAAGGTGAAAGATTTCTACTCGATGATGGGCCAGTACGATTCGATGTTCATCGTCGAGGCGCCCAACGAGGACTCGCTCGCGCAGGCAATCCTGACGTTGAGTGCGCAGGGCAATGTCCGCACCGAATCGCATCGCGCGTTCACCGAGGACGAGTACCGAAAAATCATCAAGGCCATTCCGTAA